A section of the Camelus dromedarius isolate mCamDro1 chromosome 14, mCamDro1.pat, whole genome shotgun sequence genome encodes:
- the LOC105090923 gene encoding receptor-interacting serine/threonine-protein kinase 2-like → MQNFSVLRQCPVNHSWNSNISVAQKTTFCDHKTAPCSLAIINPLSAEGTSERFQPGIDQQWIQSKREDIVNQITEACLNQLLDALLSRDLIMKGDYELISTKPTRTSKLRQLDTSDIHGEEFAKVIVQKLKDNKQMGLQPYPEILLASQSSSLNLFQNKSL, encoded by the coding sequence atgcaaaacttTTCTGTGCTGCGTCAATGTCCAGTAAATCACAGTTGGAACAGTAACATTTCTGTGGCTCAAAAGACAACATTCTGTGATCACAAGACTGCCCCATGTTCTTTAGCAATAATAAATCCACTCTCAGCTGAGGGAACTTCAGAGCGATTTCAGCCTGGTATAGACCAACAGTGGATTCAGAGTAAAAGAGAAGACATTGTGAACCAAATAACTGAAGCCTGCCTTAACCAGTTGCTAGATGCCCTTCTGTCCAGGGATTTGATCATGAAGGGGGACTATGAGCTCATTAGTACCAAACCTACAAGGACCTCAAAACTCAGACAGCTGGATACCAGTGACATCCACGGAGAAGAATTTGCCAAAGTTATAGTACAAAAGTTGAAGGATAACAAGCAAATGGGTCTTCAGCCTTACCCAGAAATACTTTTGGCTTCTCAATCatcatctttaaatttatttcaaaataaaagcttaTAA